Genomic segment of Streptomyces alboniger:
GACACCGCCCTGAAGCAGGACGCACGCGGCTTCGGCTGACCGGACTCACCCCGCCTACGGCGACGGCACCGGCCGCGCCGCGCCGCGCCGCCGCTGCTCAGGACCGTGACAGATGCAGCGTCGCCGGTTCCGCGGGCCGGCCGGAGATCGGCGTCAGGAACTCCGGCACGGGCTCGCCCGCCGGGCCCCGCGGCGACCGCGTCAGTACCACGACCCCGCAGGCCGCGACCGCCGCGCCCGCCACCGCGAGGGAGATCCCGCCCGCGCCGCCCCGCAGCCGCTCGCCGAGCAGCGCCACGCCGATGACCGAAGCCGCCACCGGGTTGGAGAGGGTCACCACGGCGAGCGGCGCGCCGAGGCCGCCGCGGTAGGCGGTCTGCGAGAGCAGCAGACCCCCGGCGGCGAGCGCGGCGACCAGCAGCGCCACCACGACGACCTGCGGATCGAGCAGCGGCCCCGAACGGTCGGTCACGGCGACCGTCACGGTCTGCGTCAGCGCCGAGGCCACCCCGGAGGCGAAGCCGGACGCCGTCGCGTGCCGCAGCCCCGGCCGCGCGCCCGGACGGGAGAGCACCCCGATGACCGCCATCGTCGCGGCGGCCACGGCCAGCGCCTCGGGCACCGTCAGGGTGTCGTCCGGTGCCGGTCCCGAAGCGGTCAGGAGCAGCGCGCCGAGGCCGATGAGCGTGAGCCCGGTGCCGCGCCACTCCAGGCGCGTCACCCGGCGCCCCGCGAGTCGCGCGCCGAGCGGTACGGCGACGACGAGGGTGAGCGCCCCCAGCGGCTGGACCAGCGTGAGCGGCCCGTACTTCAGGGCGGCCACGTGCAGCAGGGCCGCGGCCGCGTTGAGCCCGACCGACGACCACCAGGTGCCGCTGCCGAGCATCCGCAGGACCCCGCTCTCCCCCTCGGCGACCCGCGAGGCGAGCCGCTCCTGGGCGACGGCGGCAGCGGCATACGCACCCGCCGAGACGAGGGAGAGCACGACGGCGAGAAGCGTGGCGCTCACTGTCGGGCCCCCGAGACGGCCAGAGCGGGGGAGGGCGCCTCGGGTGCCGGGCCGGGCCGGGGGCCCCCGGAGCGGCGTACCACCAGCGACCGGGCCGGACGCGGCAGCCGGATGACCGCGAGCGCGATACCGAGCAGCGCCGTGGCCACGAGGGCGTCGAGCCAGTAGTGGTTCGCGGTGCCGACGATCACGAGCAGCGTCAGCAGCGGATGCAGCAGCCACAGCCAGCGCCACCGCGTCGAGGTCGCGACGACCATGCCGATGGCGAGCATCAGCGCCCAGCCGAAGTGCAGGGAGGGCATGGCCGCGAACTGGTTGGCCATGGTGTCGGTCGCGGGTTCGGCGGCGTAGACCGAGGGCCCGTACACCTGCGCCGTGTCCACCAGGTGCGCGGCGTCCAGCATCCGCGGCGGCGCGAGCGGGAAGCCGAGGTGCAGTACGAGCGCGGCGGCGGTCAGCGCGGCGAGGACCCGCCGCGTCCAGACGTAGTGCCGGGGCCGGCGCAGGTACAGCCAGACGAGGAAGAGCAACGTCGCCGGGAAGTGCACGGTCGCGTAGTAGGTGTTCGCGGCGTGGATCAGCGTCTCGCCGCTCAGCAGGGCGTCCTGCACGGCGCCCTCGCCGGGCAGGCGCAGCGCCCGCTCGGCGTCCCACACGCGGTGCGCGTTGCGGAACGCCTCACCGGTGTGTCCGTTGGCGAGCTGCCTGCCGAATTTGTAGACGAGGAAGAGTCCTACGACGAGGAGGAGCTCGCGGACGAGGGGCGGTCGGGCAGATATGTCCGGCTTCCGGACGACGGTGGCGTCCGGCTCCCGGACGGTGGTGTCCGGCTCCCGTTCGGCAGGCTCGGTTCGGGATTCCATCCCCCGGCCCCTTTGCGTGATGACTGGGTAGTGCGGTGTCGAGCGAGGGATCGCCCCGCTCATCGATACGCCAGTGTACCGATACGGCGGCGTACCGGTACACTGGCGTATCGAAGAGGGCTGATCGAGCCGATCCGGCCGCCGCACCGAGGAGAAGAGCCATGACGTCGACGTCGAGCCGCTCGAAGATCACGCCGGAGCGTGAGCAGGAGTTCTACGACGCCGTCCTCGACCAGCTCCGCGAGAGCGGTTACGAGGCTCTGACCATGGAGGGCGTGGCCGCCCGCACCCGGTGCAGCAAATCCACGCTCTACCGCCAGTGGAAGACCAAGCCCCAGTTCGTGGCGGCCGCGCTGCGGGCCAACCGCTGTGTGCGGTTCGCGGGGATCGACACCGGCAGCCTCGCCGGGGACCTGCGCGAGGCCGCCAGGGCCGCGGGCGAGC
This window contains:
- a CDS encoding phosphatase PAP2 family protein, with protein sequence MESRTEPAEREPDTTVREPDATVVRKPDISARPPLVRELLLVVGLFLVYKFGRQLANGHTGEAFRNAHRVWDAERALRLPGEGAVQDALLSGETLIHAANTYYATVHFPATLLFLVWLYLRRPRHYVWTRRVLAALTAAALVLHLGFPLAPPRMLDAAHLVDTAQVYGPSVYAAEPATDTMANQFAAMPSLHFGWALMLAIGMVVATSTRWRWLWLLHPLLTLLVIVGTANHYWLDALVATALLGIALAVIRLPRPARSLVVRRSGGPRPGPAPEAPSPALAVSGARQ
- a CDS encoding DMT family transporter, whose amino-acid sequence is MSATLLAVVLSLVSAGAYAAAAVAQERLASRVAEGESGVLRMLGSGTWWSSVGLNAAAALLHVAALKYGPLTLVQPLGALTLVVAVPLGARLAGRRVTRLEWRGTGLTLIGLGALLLTASGPAPDDTLTVPEALAVAAATMAVIGVLSRPGARPGLRHATASGFASGVASALTQTVTVAVTDRSGPLLDPQVVVVALLVAALAAGGLLLSQTAYRGGLGAPLAVVTLSNPVAASVIGVALLGERLRGGAGGISLAVAGAAVAACGVVVLTRSPRGPAGEPVPEFLTPISGRPAEPATLHLSRS